CTACACAGGGATTCTTTTAAGGTACTGTTTGGACAGTGAACCAGGGCTTGAAACTTACCCCGACATTGGCCAGGCAGCCTTTGGTTCTGTCGGACGTGTGGTCATTTCTGTGAGTCTTGCTGATTCAGTGTTTCTCTCTGTCCAATCTAACGTCGTAATTGCTAATCAAATAACACAATATAGTCTATATAGATATGATTATTCAGCACATATATTCTATGACATAACTGTTTTCATTAAGGAAAAAAGGATGGGTTAATTAATTTCAGATGTTGATTTTCTTTCTTGGATGCAGATTATTTTATACGTGGAATTATATGTAAGTATTCTGGAAACTCGGTGAAATATGTGACATTCCCGTGTTTTATGCTTTAGACACACGGTTTGCATCAACGATCTTGCATGATccagatattttttttaaaatgtattcTTTACAGGCCTGTTGCGTGGAGTATATTATTTTGGAGAGTGACAATTTGTCATCTTTATTTCCAAATGCACATTTGCACATTGGGATACTTGAATTAAACTCTCACCATCTTTTCGCATTGATTACCGCCTTGGCCGTTCTTCCTACCGTTTGGTTAAGGGATCTCAGTGTTCTTAGCTACATATCTGGTGAGCATCAATATTTCCTTATATTTGTCACATTTTTACCTCTTACTAGAAGAGCTTTTTgaagattttgaatctgacaattttgaTCAAATGACCAAAAGATATACTAATTTCAATGCAAATCGaaaagttaaagatttttatacATACTGTAGCCTAACTCCATAACCCTAACAATATTTGCTTCTTTTGTTTTTTCCTTCGATTTTGATCAGCTGGAGGAGTTATTGCATCAATCTTGGTGGTGGCTTGCTTGTTCTGGGCTGGCTTAGTAGATCAAGTTGGCTTTCAGACGAAAGGGACGGTGCTAAACCTTTCAGCTCTTCCTGTTGCTATTGGTCTCTACGGTTATTGCTACTCAGGGCATGCTGTTTTCCCCAATATTTATACATCGATGGCAAAACCCAGTCAATACCCATACGTCCTCTTAATGAGGTAAAGAGGAAAACTTCAATATTTAAAGCCTGCACTTTACTGGATAATGGATATATATTTTCTAAGTTCCATACAGTGTTGCTTGAGTGTGTGTTATAGAATATGATGTCTTCTGAATATTCGTTTCTTGAACTCTTGAGTCGGTTACCAATGCAGCTTTGGGCTATGTACTGTGCTGTATGCTGGAGTTGCTGTTTTGGGATACACAATGTTTGGAGGATCGACACAATCACAGTTCACCCTCAACATGCCTCAAGATTTAGTCGCGTCTAAAATTGCTGTGTGGACTACGGTTCGTATGCTCATGTTAGTCTTTTCTTGTAATAAATACACAAGAGACCTCATTGTAATAAACTTTTATTTATATCTGTGATTATTGCAGGTGGTCAATCCTTTCACAAAATATCCTTTCTTGATTGAATAGCTCGATTAATCCACAGTACTGCTTCATTTAATGACCCtctatttcaaaaatattttgtagcTGCAAGAGATTTCAGGagcatttgatttgattttagaTTCAGATGGGGTTTTACATCATTTAGTTTCGACTTTCCTGGTTCGTTTATACCTTAACTATGATCACATATGCATTAACCATGTCTCCCGTGGCAATGAGTCTCGAGGAATTGATTCCCTCAAGCCGCACAAAATCTTTTATGTATTCAATCATCATAAGAACAGCACTGGTGATATCTACTTTGATCGTGGGTCTTAGCATACCCTTCTTTGGTATGTTCTCACTTTTAATTACTATGGTATTCTTGGATTTAGAGAAAGACAATCTTGATTTCACATACTAGGCCATTTCTTGTGCCCTGTCTTTGTTACTTGCcctctttgaattttttttcatattcCTAAATGTAATACCTTCTTTCTGGTTAACCTTTAGCACATTGTTGTGTATCTTTTCTATGACGCAGGTTTGGTGATGGCGTTGATCGGTTCTTTATTCACAATGCTAGTTGTAAGTTCTGGTCTTAGTATAACAACTTAAGTCCCTGAAAGCAACTGCTCTACCGCTGTGCGAAATTGGTCCTCATTACTTTTGAACTCATGTTGCAGACCTTGATTCTCCCGTGTGCTTGCTATTTGAGCATCTTAAAGGGGAAAATAAACTTCTTTCAGGTAAAAAAATATGTCTCCTTCGTTTACACAATTATCAGAGCCAAAAACAATAATGAAATTAATGGAACACCCCGTGTAAATTTGATATGTGTTTCCTGCCAAATGAACAATTTTTAGCTCTCAGTTAACCAAACATTTTTCTTGCAATTCCTTTGTTTTACAGGGATCCATGTGTGTATTAGTCATCTGTGTAGGCATCGTATCGTCGGCATTTGGATCATACTCTGCACTCTCTAAAATAATCCAAAGCTTGAGCTAACATTTCACAGGACGCCACATGCTCGTCCAGTCGCCTAAATCCGTCCCTGATCGCAAAAAATATTGTCCTCAATAGCAGAAAAGTTCTACTTTTATTTTGCGTCTTTGCTACAATTTTCCGAATAGTGCTGGTCTTAGAGAAATTTTGGTGATGTACCTACCTTAAATAAAAACTAAGCTACCCGCCATTTTCTATTTTCATTATTAGCTTCGCTGTCGATTTAGCCGAGGTCCTT
This Primulina eburnea isolate SZY01 chromosome 2, ASM2296580v1, whole genome shotgun sequence DNA region includes the following protein-coding sequences:
- the LOC140820798 gene encoding amino acid transporter AVT1C-like → MMKNSDSEQNFFIESEEEDEEKAYNKGEDGEDGNDSDSSYYSNDNDYTNRQNSKPNSYTTSWPQSYRQSIDLYSSVQSPSLNLLGTPSLGHIGSSFLSSTLTRRHTPEILPSLTKPLIPSVEDEKPHERPPLPSRKPSVTVAGKSEVSHDLPIYRQCSYGQAVLNGMNVLCGVGILSTPYAVKEGGWAGLSILFIFAILSYYTGILLRYCLDSEPGLETYPDIGQAAFGSVGRVVISIILYVELYACCVEYIILESDNLSSLFPNAHLHIGILELNSHHLFALITALAVLPTVWLRDLSVLSYISAGGVIASILVVACLFWAGLVDQVGFQTKGTVLNLSALPVAIGLYGYCYSGHAVFPNIYTSMAKPSQYPYVLLMSFGLCTVLYAGVAVLGYTMFGGSTQSQFTLNMPQDLVASKIAVWTTVVNPFTKYALTMSPVAMSLEELIPSSRTKSFMYSIIIRTALVISTLIVGLSIPFFGLVMALIGSLFTMLVTLILPCACYLSILKGKINFFQGSMCVLVICVGIVSSAFGSYSALSKIIQSLS